One window from the genome of Nicotiana sylvestris chromosome 9, ASM39365v2, whole genome shotgun sequence encodes:
- the LOC138877340 gene encoding uncharacterized protein — MGDKVRWPKEIRSNPNRRNPDHWCEFHNDHGHKTANCRLLQGEVVHLLKQGYLTELFSEKDADGVLTPHNDALVISLIVHDTNVKRVLIDLWSSVNIILLRVLHEMQAEEKLVPKAHTLFGFDNSSVVAKGEITPTTFTEGFVKDTKFQVVEMEMAYNMILGRPWIHEMDVVPSTLHQVIKFLSSWGIHQIRGDKQTSRSINFVAD, encoded by the exons ATGGGCGATAAGGTGCGTTGGCCAAAAGAAATAAGAtcaaatccaaacaggcgcaatcctgatcactggtgcgaatttcacaacgatcatggTCATAAAACAGCAAATTGCAGATTGCTACAAGGCGAAGTTGTCCATCTATTAAAGCAAGGGTATCTCACTgaattatttagtgagaaag ATGCGGATGGCGTGTTAACTccacataacgatgcactggtaatatctctaattgtacatgatactaatgtgaaacgagttttgattgatctatGGAGTTCTGTGAACATTATTCTGCTAAGAGTACTAcacgagatgcaagctgaagaaaAACtagtaccaaaggcgcatactttgTTTGGATTCGACAATTCCAGCGTTGTGGCGAAAGGGGAGATAACACCTACTACATTCACAGAAGGGtttgtcaaagatacaaagtttcaggtggtagagatggagatggcttacaatatgattctcgggagaccatggatccacgagatggatgtcgttccgtctaccttacatcaagttattaaatttctatcatcatggGGAATACATCAAATCCGTGGGGATAAACAGACATCCAGGAGCATCAACTTTGTAGCAGATTAA
- the LOC104243639 gene encoding 2-oxoisovalerate dehydrogenase subunit beta 1, mitochondrial-like isoform X1, whose translation MASSFRRIGKLATISSKNQSRRFSSTVDQTLKKSEGISPSKSVNLFTAINQALHIALDSDPRAYVFGEDVGFGGVFRCTTGLADRFGKQRVFNTPLCEQGIVGFAIGLAAMDNRAIAEIQFADYIFPAFDQIVNEAAKFRYRSGNQFNCGGLTIRAPYGAVGHGGHYHSQSPESFFCHVPGIKVVIPRSPHQAKGLLLSSIRDPNPVVFFEPKMLYRMAVEEVPEDDYMLPLSEAEVIREGSDITLVGWGAQLSTMEQACIEAAKEGISCELIDLKTLIPWDKETVEASVKKTGRLLVSHEAPVTGGFGAEISASIVERCFMRLEAPVARVCGLDTPFPLVFEPFYLPTKNKILDAIKSTVNY comes from the exons ATGGCAAGCAGTTTCAGAAGAATTGGGAAATTGGCTacaatttcttccaaaaatcaaaGTAGGAGATTTTCGTCAACAGTTGATCAGACGCTTAAAAAAAGTGAAGGAATCAGTCCCAGCAAATCTGTCAACCTTTTTACTGCTATTAATCAAGCTCTTCACATCGCCTTAGACTCTGATCCTcg TGCTTATGTATTTGGAGAAGATGTTGGTTTTGGTGGTGTCTTTCGTTGCACTACTGGATTAGCTGACCGATTTGGAAAACAGAGGGTTTTTAACACTCCTTTATGTGAGCAG GGCATAGTTGGATTTGCTATTGGTCTGGCTGCAATG GACAATCGAGCTATAGCAGAAATTCAATTTGCAGATTATATTTTTCCTGCTTTTGATCAG ATTGTCAATGAAGCTGCGAAATTCAGATATAGGAGTGGTAATCAGTTCAACTGCGGAG GCTTAACTATAAGAGCACCTTATGGAGCTGTTGGACATGGCGGGCATTACCACTCACAATCCCCTGAATCTTTCTTCTGCCATGTTCCTGGTATAAAG GTGGTCATCCCACGCAGTCCACATCAAGCAAAAGGATTGCTGTTATCATCCATACGTGACCCAAATCCTGTAGTCTTTTTTGAGCCAAAG ATGCTTTACCGGATGGCTGTTGAAGAAGTTCCTGAAGATGATTATATGTTGCCTCTCTCCGAGGCAGAG GTCATCAGGGAAGGTAGTGATATCACATTAGTTGGTTGGGGAGCTCAGCTATCTACTATGGAGCAGGCATGCATTGAAGCTGCAAAG GAAGGGATCTCATGCGAACTGATAGACCTTAAAACTTTAATACCATGGGACAAGGAAACAGTAGAGGCTTCTGTCAAAAAGACAGGAAGGCTTCTG GTTAGTCATGAAGCTCCTGTGACAGGTGGATTTGGTGCTGAAATTTCTGCATCTATAGTTGAGCGTTGCTTTATGAGA TTGGAAGCTCCAGTGGCCAGAGTATGTGGGTTAGATACCCCTTTTCCTCTCGTCTTCGAACCCTTTTACTTGCCTACAAAGAACAAG ATACTGGACGCAATCAAATCTACTGTGAATTACTAA
- the LOC104243639 gene encoding 2-oxoisovalerate dehydrogenase subunit beta 2, mitochondrial-like isoform X2: MASSFRRIGKLATISSKNQSRRFSSTVDQTLKKSEGISPSKSVNLFTAINQALHIALDSDPRAYVFGEDVGFGGVFRCTTGLADRFGKQRVFNTPLCEQGIVGFAIGLAAMDNRAIAEIQFADYIFPAFDQIVNEAAKFRYRSGNQFNCGGLTIRAPYGAVGHGGHYHSQSPESFFCHVPGIKVVIPRSPHQAKGLLLSSIRDPNPVVFFEPKMLYRMAVEEVPEDDYMLPLSEAEVIREGSDITLVGWGAQLSTMEQACIEAAKLEAPVARVCGLDTPFPLVFEPFYLPTKNKILDAIKSTVNY; the protein is encoded by the exons ATGGCAAGCAGTTTCAGAAGAATTGGGAAATTGGCTacaatttcttccaaaaatcaaaGTAGGAGATTTTCGTCAACAGTTGATCAGACGCTTAAAAAAAGTGAAGGAATCAGTCCCAGCAAATCTGTCAACCTTTTTACTGCTATTAATCAAGCTCTTCACATCGCCTTAGACTCTGATCCTcg TGCTTATGTATTTGGAGAAGATGTTGGTTTTGGTGGTGTCTTTCGTTGCACTACTGGATTAGCTGACCGATTTGGAAAACAGAGGGTTTTTAACACTCCTTTATGTGAGCAG GGCATAGTTGGATTTGCTATTGGTCTGGCTGCAATG GACAATCGAGCTATAGCAGAAATTCAATTTGCAGATTATATTTTTCCTGCTTTTGATCAG ATTGTCAATGAAGCTGCGAAATTCAGATATAGGAGTGGTAATCAGTTCAACTGCGGAG GCTTAACTATAAGAGCACCTTATGGAGCTGTTGGACATGGCGGGCATTACCACTCACAATCCCCTGAATCTTTCTTCTGCCATGTTCCTGGTATAAAG GTGGTCATCCCACGCAGTCCACATCAAGCAAAAGGATTGCTGTTATCATCCATACGTGACCCAAATCCTGTAGTCTTTTTTGAGCCAAAG ATGCTTTACCGGATGGCTGTTGAAGAAGTTCCTGAAGATGATTATATGTTGCCTCTCTCCGAGGCAGAG GTCATCAGGGAAGGTAGTGATATCACATTAGTTGGTTGGGGAGCTCAGCTATCTACTATGGAGCAGGCATGCATTGAAGCTGCAAAG TTGGAAGCTCCAGTGGCCAGAGTATGTGGGTTAGATACCCCTTTTCCTCTCGTCTTCGAACCCTTTTACTTGCCTACAAAGAACAAG ATACTGGACGCAATCAAATCTACTGTGAATTACTAA
- the LOC104243640 gene encoding TATA-box-binding protein — translation MADQGLEGSQPVDLTRHPSGIVPTLQNIVSTVNLDCKLDLKAIALQARNAEYNPKRFAAVIMRIREPKTTALIFASGKMVCTGAKSEQQSKLAARKYARIIQKLGFPAKFKDFKIQNIVGSCDVKFPIRLEGLAYAHGAFSSYEPELFPGLIYRMKQPKIVLLIFVSGKIVITGAKVRDETYTAFENIYPVLTEFRKNQQ, via the exons ATGGCAGATCAGGGATTGGAAGGGAGCCAACCAGTGGATCTCACCAGGCACCCTTCTGGAATAGTCCCTACTCTCCA GAATATTGTGTCAACAGTGAATCTGGACTGCAAGTTGGACCTTAAAGCCATTGCACTTCAAGCTCGAAATGCAGAGTACAATCCAAAG CGTTTTGCTGCAGTGATCATGAGAATTAGAGAACCAAAAACTACAGCACTGATTTTTGCTTCTGGGAAGATG GTCTGTACTGGAGCAAAAAGTGAACAACAGTCAAAGTTGGCAGCACGGAAA TATGCTAGAATTATTCAAAAGCTTGGTTTTCCAGCCAAGTTTAAG GATTTTAAGATCCAGAATATAGTTGGTTCTTGTGATGTTAAATTTCCTATTCGACTTGAAGGCCTTGCATATGCCCACGGTGCTTTCTCAAGT TACGAGCCAGAACTATTCCCTGGATTAATATATCGTATGAAACAGCCAAAAATAGTGCTGCTTATTTTTGTTTCTGGGAAAATTGTCATCACAGGAGCTAAG GTTAGAGATGAGACATATACTGCCTTTGAGAACATATACCCAGTTCTTACTGAGTTCAGGAAGAATCAGCAATG A